A single Denticeps clupeoides chromosome 7, fDenClu1.1, whole genome shotgun sequence DNA region contains:
- the LOC114794646 gene encoding leucine-rich repeat-containing protein 3B-like, whose product MLPLGIWRYVATLLWLHTIGSQHTVGLEQATIGCPESCYCSASSNGGLVVRCSNVKLSEVPQNLPNTTRRLYLDYNLLVTVPADAFQGLPLLTELDLSYNKITRLEPGSLRELAASLKSLDLSSNMLQSLDPEAFGDVAAQANLTNNPWLCDCQLQEAMPKLNLDPSSLAGVVCRTSQPEDPRAVGEPFVFVAEDLDLCAGLKKTTDVAMLVTMFGWFAMVMSYVLYYVRHNQEDARRHLKYLKTLPNRPGRDDESSTVSTMV is encoded by the coding sequence ATGCTGCCTTTGGGCATTTGGCGCTATGTAGCAACATTGCTGTGGCTACACACCATCGGATCTCAGCACACAGTCGGCCTCGAGCAAGCCACGATTGGCTGCCCAGAAAGCTGCTACTGCTCCGCAAGCTCTAATGGTGGGTTGGTAGTGCGTTGCAGTAACGTGAAGTTGTCCGAGGTTCCTCAGAACCTCCCCAACACGACTCGCCGTCTCTATCTGGACTACAACCTCCTGGTGACTGTTCCAGCTGATGCGTTCCAGGGACTCCCCTTGCTCACCGAGCTGGACCTGTCATACAACAAGATAACTCGATTGGAGCCTGGATCTTTGCGGGAGCTGGCCGCTTCGCTGAAGAGCTTGGATCTCTCCTCCAACATGCTGCAATCTTTGGACCCCGAGGCTTTCGGGGATGTGGCGGCTCAGGCCAATCTCACCAACAACCCTTGGCTGTGTGACTGTCAGCTCCAGGAGGCGATGCCAAAGCTGAATCTGGACCCGTCCTCACTGGCTGGTGTGGTGTGCCGTACCTCCCAGCCGGAGGACCCCCGCGCAGTGGGTGAGCCATTTGTGTTTGTGGCAGAGGATCTCGACCTGTGCGCTGGTTTAAAAAAGACGACTGACGTGGCCATGCTGGTGACCATGTTTGGCTGGTTCGCCATGGTCATGTCTTACGTGCTCTATTACGTGCGGCACAATCAGGAGGACGCTCGGCGACACTTAAAATATCTTAAGACTCTTCCTAACAGGCCGGGCAGAGATGACGAATCTTCCACTGTCAGCACTATGGTCTGA
- the psmd3 gene encoding 26S proteasome non-ATPase regulatory subunit 3, which translates to MKETAAKRREKPKDSKAEKQKESAGPEPQDVEMPEEDSAAAAKQPKELDSLTLEDIKEHVKQIEKAVSGKEPRFVLRALRALPSTSRRLNPNVLHKAVSGFYTSNAAGKEFLLGFLEEPMDTEGDVQFRPRTGKAAATPLIPEVEAYLQLLLVVYLTNNKRYTEAQKVSDELLQKISSQNRRALDLVAAKCYYYHSRVYEFLNQLDAVRSFLHTRLRTATLRHDADGQATLLNLLLRNYLQYNLYDQAEKLVSKSIFPELANNNEWARYLYYTGRIKAIQLEYSEARRTLTNALRKAPQHTAVGFKQTVHKLLIVVELLLGEIPDRLQFRQPSLKRSLMPYFLLTQAVRTGNLAKFNQVLDQFGEKFQTDGTYTLIIRLRHNVIKTGVRMISLSYSRISLADIAQKLQLDSPEDAEFIVAKAIRDGVIEASINHEKGYVQSKETMDIYGTREPQLAFHQRISFCLDIHNMSVKAMRFPPKAYNKDLESAEERREREQQDLEFAKEMAEDDDDSFP; encoded by the exons ATGAAGGAAACGGCGGCCAAGCGACGCGAGAAGCCCAAAGACTCCAAAGCCGAGAAGCAGAAGGAGTCCGCGGGCCCGGAGCCGCAGGACGTTGAGATGCCGGAGGAAGACTCGGCTGCCGCGGCCAAGCAGCCGAAAGAGCTCGACAGCCTCACGCTGGAAG ACATCAAGGAGCACGTGAAACAGATCGAGAAAGCCGTGTCGGGGAAGGAGCCGCGGTTCGTCCTGCGGGCTCTGCGGGCGCTgccctccaccagcaggcgCCTGAACCCCAACGTTCTGCACAAGGCCGTCTCCGGCTTCTACACGTCCAACGCGGCCGGCAAGGAGTTCCTGCTCGGCTTCCTGGAGGAG CCCATGGACACAGAAGGAGACGTGCAGTTCAGACCTCGCACCGGAAAGGCCGCCGCTACTCCCCTTATTCCAGAAGTGGAGGCCTACCTGCAGCTCCTGCTCGTGGTTTATCTCACCAACAACAAGCGCTACACGGAG GCGCAGAAGGTGTCTGACGAGCTTCTGCAGAAGATTAGCTCCCAGAACCGTCGGGCCCTGGACTTGGTGGCAGCCAAGTGCTACTATTACCACTCTCGTGTCTACGAGTTCCTCAACCAGTTGGATGCTGTGCGCAG CTTCTTGCACACGCGCCTCCGAACAGCCACCCTGCGCCATGATGCTGATGGCCAGGCCACGCTTCTCAACCTGTTGCTGAGGAACTACCTGCAGTACAACCTGTATGACCAGGCTGAGAAGCTGGTATCCAAGTCGATCTTCCCCGAGCTGGCCAACAACAATGAGTGGGCGCGTTACCTTTATTACACTG GGCGTATTAAGGCAATTCAGCTGGAATATTCCGAAGCCAGGAGGACCCTCACTAACGCCCTGAGAAAGGCCCCCCAGCACACAGCAGTGGGCTTCAAACAGACT GTACATAAGCTGCTGATTGTGGTTGAGCTGCTGCTGGGTGAGATCCCCGATCGCCTGCAGTTTCGTCAGCCATCTCTGAAGAGGTCGCTCATGCCCTACTTCCTGCTCACccaag CTGTCAGGACTGGTAACCTGGCCAAATTCAACCAGGTCCTAGACCAGTTTGGTGAGAAGTTCCAAACTGATGGAACTTACACCCTCATCATCCGCCTGCGACACAATGTTATTAAAACTG GTGTTCGTATGATAAGTCTGTCGTACTCACGGATCTCTCTAGCTGATATTGCCCAGAAGCTGCAGCTGGACAGCCCAGAGGATGCAGAGTTTATTGTAGCAAAG GCCATTCGTGATGGGGTGATTGAGGCCAGCATAAACCACGAGAAGGGCTATGTTCAGTCTAAGGAAACCATGGACATTTACGGCACTCGTGAGCCTCAGCTAGCTTTCCACCAGAGGATCTCCTTCTGTTTGGATATTCACAACATGTCCGTCAAG GCTATGAGATTCCCACCCAAGGCTTATAACAAGGATCTTGAGTCCGCAGAG GAACGTAGAGAGAGGGAGCAGCAggacctggagtttgccaaagaaatggcagaagatgatgatgacagtTTCCCATGA